In uncultured Desulfuromonas sp., the genomic stretch TGAACGTTGAAGCGCCATTTTCAGCATCAAAATTAATCGCTGTAACAGAGACCGGTTTTTCAGCTCTAGGTTTCGTAGCAACAACAGCGGTACCTGACCAATCGACAACAAGATCGTTGCCAGAGCGTTCGACTTTAGCTTCAGGCATTTGGTCTGAAGCACTATCAAAAACAAAGCGTGTTTTTTCGGCATAAATCCCGACACGAATTGCAGAGAAACCTGAACCGACATCAAAGGTCCGTTCCTCAAAAAGAGGCAATACTCCAGCAACATCAAGGACCAGGCGAGGAGGAGCCCCAAGTGTATAGAAATCATAACTCACATCAGGACTATCAATTTTCAAAACAGCTGAAGTATCAGAAACGGTAACACTTTCAACCGTTGCCATATCTGTGCGGGCAGCACTGTTGCCTATTCCAACAAAAAAGAAGAACAGAGACAGAACTACAGCAGCATAGCCCAGCGTTTTACGAACAGGTATCAACACAGTCATTTTCTATTCCCCTTCTCGTTGAGGAAGTGTAATTTCTTTCAACTCGGTGCGCAGTGTACCGGAGAAATCACGATATCGTTCCTCGACAACAACTTCATTTTCTGTAATTTCAACAACATGACCACGATTACGGCCGACCTTTACTCCAGCAACCAACGTATAAGCTTTTTTATCAGGAGCAACAACCATGGCTCTAGGTTCATTTCGTCCTAACACTATGGCAATTAATTGTAACTCTTTCAGCCCAAAACGTTGTAATGGAGTTTCTGGTTCAGCATCATCATTTAAAGGTTCACGTATCTTGAGTAAAGACGCAAAAGGATCTCGACGCCCTTTAGCATTATATTTATATATCTTTACATTTTTTTTCTCTTGAGGCTTTTTTTCATCTTTGGCTTTATTTTTTTTAGCAGCGATTTTAGGAGTTACTTTTTTTACTTTTTGGGTAGTTTTTTCATCTCCACAACCCGTTAGGCTAAATGCAAGAGCGAAAGCCAGAACCAGTGTGAGTAATCTCATCATTTCCTCCCCCCTTTATTCTTTTTTTGAGCCGGAGGATTCTCAATGAAACGATAGGTCACCACAGTATTGGAAATTGTGAGTTGCGTGATGCCATCCTTCATTTGAGGCTTGCCTAAGTTCAAATTATTGACATTAACAATACGAGCTAGATTCGATACTGCCTCACAAAAAAGGGCCATCTCATGATAATTCCCTTTAAGCTTCAGCGAAACAGGCACCTCCGCATAAAATCCCTTTGTTCGTTCTTTGCCTGGCTTAAATTCCACAACTTCAAGGCCATTATCTCGAGCCAAACCCGCAACACTAGTCAATAAGTTGGGTATTTCACTTTCATTCGGCAATTCATTCAGGGCCAAATCAAGCTGTTTTTTCATCTTTTCATATTCAGCCTTAAACCTTGGGAGGTTATTGGCGATACGACGTTTTTCCTGCAGCTCAACGAGAACTTTTTTATTATTCTTCTGCTGTTTAGCAAGTTCTTTCTGAGCAGGCACATAAAGAAAATACGCATATCCGCCAGCAATTACACCCAAGATCAGCAACAACAGTAATACACGCTGATAGAGAGGCATTTTAAGAACTTTTTCAACTCGTGGATCCATCTTATTGATCCTCCCTATTTTTTCACCCCTGAAGAAGGCTGCTCAACCTTGCATGACAATTCAAAATTTTGGAGTCTTAATCCGCCAGATGTTTTTTGTTTCGTCACCTTTAAACGAACATTTTTATAATATGCAGAAGCGTCAAGATTTGTCATGAAATCGGCAACATCATCTTCACTTAAGCCAACCCCCTTTAAAGTTATATTGCCACCATTCTCTTTAAAATCAGTAACCCATAAATTGTCCGGCAAAGCCGTGATCAAATCATCCATAATATGAACAGGGCCAGACTTCGCCTTTTTCAAAGCTTCAAGAACATCAAGTTTATTTTTCAATTCTTCCTGAAGTGCTTTGAATTTATTTACTTCACCAATCTTTTTTTGCAGGCTTTTTATCTCAGCCTTATTTTTTCTTATCTGAGACTTAACCGTGTCGATATCAGATTGAATCGACATTTGCATAACCACGCATCCGACAATGATGATAGCAAGTGCAACGCCCGCAACAACAAACTGATTACGTAACTGCTCTTTTTTTTGGGCTGCTTTTACCGGAAGCAGATTTATACGGATCATAACTTATCTCCCAACTTACGCGTTGCCAATCCGGCAGCGACAGAAAAGAATGGGGCAACTGATTTCACATAATCAAGATCAAAATCTTTTTCATTGACCGTCATGCGGCTGAAAGGATCCAAAATTTCTACCGCAACATCCAACCCCTCAGACAACGAAGGGACGATATTCGTAATTAAGGAAACACCGCCTGTTATATACACCTTTTCAACACGTTCATCCGCAAAGGTCGCGGAAAAGAAATCCAAAGATCGACGAATTTCTTGAACCAGGTTGTTCGTAACATTCTGGAGCGCATCCTGAACCGCCTCACCATCCATACTCAATGAATCTGCACCCAACTTAAGGGATTCGGCATCTTCACTGTTGATACCAAAACGTTTTTGCAACTCCTCGTTATAGCTATTGCCTCCCAGCTGAATTTCGCGGGTAAAAACAGAAACACTGTTTTTCAAAACATTAACCTGAATCCCACTAGCACCCATGTCAATCAGTGCAACAACATTCGCAGACTCATCGTCATAAACAGAGCAATAGATATTTTCAATTGAGAAACAATCCACATCAACAATGACAGGATTAAGACCGCTTTCCTTGAAAACTGCTACATATTCATCAACAAAGTCTTTTTTGGCAGCGATCAGTATAACTTCCATCTGCCCTTGATCATTTGGATCGGGTCCTAAAATATGATAATCAAGAAAAACCTCTGACATTTCAAATGGGATATACTGTTCCGCTTCCCACTGAATCGAGTTTTCCAGTTCGTCTTCAGTCATCAAAGCCAGTGAAATTTTGCGAATAATGACTGAATGCCCTGACACAGATGTCGCCACATCTGCAGCCTTAATATGATTGCGTGTCATCAAATCGCGAATTGCCATAACAACAGCACTTGAGTCCATAATTGAACTATCAACAACCGCCTCGGGTGGCAAAGGCTCACGATCCAATCGCAACAGATGGAATCCGGACTTACCTTCATGAAGCTGCACCAGCTTGACTGCACTGGCCCCGATATCAATACCGACAATATCTTTCTTTGATCCAAACATAAGACAAGATCCCATTGTGAAAGATGCTAAAAGACGTACTCGCCATTAGGGAACATAAAAACCAAATGTTCCATGCAGTTATACTCTGTTGATTATAAGCAAAATCATAACATCGTCAAGTATAATTAAAAAAAAACAAGCTATAGCGAAACCATATTCTACTAGAGGGATATCAGAGCTTTTTAAATGACAAATAAATTAAAATACCACCGCACAAGAACTTCCCCCCAAAATAAATAAATCAACGTTCCTGCAACAAGGAAAGGCCCAAAGGGTAGTGCCATTTTTGAATCTCCTTTTTGTAACAGCATCACTGGAATACCCACCAGTGAGCCCAGCAGTGAACTTAAGAAAACCACCGGAAGAATGACACGCCAACCACAAAAAGCGCCAATCATTGCCAATAGTTTAATGTCACCTCCGCCCATCCCCTCTTTTTTAGTAAAAAATTCATACAGAAAGGCAATAGCAAAAAGACTCCCCCCACCAACAAGAATCCCGATCAACGAATCCTGCCAACCGACCCAGGGAATGGCAAAAGAGCAGATAAAGCCGATCGGGATACCAGGCAAAGTAATTACATCAGGAATAATCTGATGGTCATAATCAATAAACGTAACAACAACAAGTGCCGAAACAAACAGAAAAAGAACCAAAGTCACCAAGGAAAAGCGCGCGTAGTAAAAAACCAGACAATAAAGTGCCCCATTAAGAGCTTCGACACCAGGGTAGCGCCAACTAAACGAAGCACCACAAAAACCACAGCGTCCACGCAAAAAAACAAAACTCAATATGGGAATATTATGGTGCCAACGAAGCCGGTTATCACAGTTAAAACAGTGTGAAGGAGGAAAAACAACAGATTGCCCCAACGGAATGCGATAAATGCAGACATTTAGAAAAGAACCTATTACGGCCCCCAGAATAAAAACCCAAACAAACACCCAAACCTGCTGTGTTGTGAAAAAAAAGACCATAGAAATCAACCCCGTATCAGTAATGAAACAACTTCATCCTTAACCATATCGACAGTAATCCCCTGAATGCACTTCGCCTGATCAGGACAGGATGGAGTCGTGCCGAAACGTGTGCAGGGTGAACACGGTAGCTGCAAATTCACGACGTTATGACCCTGCCCCGTTGGCGCCCATTTCTTCGCAATGCCGGGACCAAACAAGGAAACGGTTTTGCAACCAATTCCAACAGCAAGATGCAGCACCCCGGAATCGCCACTAAGGAGCAAGTCACTGCGTGCTAAAACAGCTGTACTTTGTGCCAACGTCAACTCCCCAGCCAGATTCAGCCCTGCGCCATCAGACAAAACCCGCGAGGCGGCTTGACGGTCCTGATGTCCCCCAACCACAACCACCCCGTAACCCTCTTCACGACAAAAGTTTGCAATTTGACGGAATCGCTCCACCGGCCAACGCCGTTCAGGGATACTGGCCCCCGGGAACAACGTCACAAACGGCTGAGATACCTGAGTCAAAAATTCGTCAACAACGTGCCGATCTTCCGGACTGACCTCCAGATAGGGGATTTCAGGAGAGGCAGGGTGTGGCACATTCAACACATCTAAGAGATGAAAAAAACTGTGGGCTTCGTAATCCCTATGTGAATAACAAACAACATGTGAAAACAGTCTCTTACGAGAATTCGTCGCAAAACCGCAGCGCCAATGTGCTCGTATTAGCCGAGCAATAAGAGCTGACAAATAATGCCATTGCTCCGTATCGACAATTAGATCATATTTTTTAAAGCAAAATTTCGGCCAATCGCAAAAACTGTCGTAAACATAGACCTGTGCAAGGTGTGGACAAAGAGCAAACACCCCAACATTGCGCTTCTCAGCCAAAACGTCTATATCAGCTTGAGGCCAAGCTTTTTTCAAAGCCAGAATTGTCGGCACCAGCAAAACCGCATCGCCGATTCCTCCAGGGCGGATAATCAGGATACGCTGTACATCCCGCAAAAGGGATCCAACAGATGATGTCACAGGAAAAAGGCGGGATAAGAACGGACCAACGACACCATCCAGCTTTTTAAGGAAACTAATTCGGTTCAATAATGACCTCACGAGTGACCATCTTGGAGTCTACACACCCCGAACTGGACCGCACAGTCCGGATGAATCTCAGGGGTTACGGAACAACGACATTCGACAGCGGCAGCAGAGTTTCCAATTGCTTTTTCAGGGCCGTTTTAGCCTCATCATCACCATGGACCAAATAGACTTTTTCCGGCCCTCGCCGCATCCTTTTAACAAAGTCGAGCAGATTGCGCTGATCCGCATGAGCCGAATAGCCGCTTAACGTATGGACTTCAGCGTCAATAGTGTAACGCTTATTGTCGATCTCAACATATCCATGCTGCTGACCATATTTTTGAATCGTCCACCCCGGCGTTCCCCGCGCTTGGTAGCCGACAAACATGACATCCGTACGGACGTCACCAAGCAATGCCTTCAGCCAGTCAAGGATACGGCCTCCAGCACACATCCCACTGGCAGCAATGACAATACAGGGCCGGGCTTTTTTCTGGATATATTCGACTGCATGACGATGGTTTTCATGACTGTCGATAATCGTTAGCTGCGAAAATAAAAGAGGCTGGCGCCCCTGTGCAACTCGGCGACCGGCCTCGGCATCCCAGCACTCTTCAAGTTGTTCATAGACTTCGGTAAAACGAACGGCCAAGGGTGAATCAAGGATAATTTCAAGATCATCCCACGGTAAACCATCCGCGACCATCTCGTTTTGATGGCGATAGATCAAGGTTTCAAGCTCATAAAGGAGCTCTTGAGTACGTCCAATACTAAAGGCCGGAATCAGGATGGCACCACGATTTTCCAGAGCCCGCAAAATAATCTGATGTAATCGTTCCATACGGGTCTTGCGCCCCTGATGGAGACGATCCCCATAGGTGCTTTCGAGCACTAAAACATCCGCACGATAAGGTGAACGCGGCGCAGGTAGTAAAGGTGAATAAGGCGCACCGAGGTCGCCGGAAAAAACAAAACGCTGTCCCTGCACATCGCACTCGACATAAGCTGAGCCTAAAATATGACCGGCAGGTTTCAGTTTAAAGCGCAGTTGATGCTTTCCCCCGTCAATGGAATGCCATTTTCCGTAATCGACCGCTACAAGCTGACGCGCAATTCTAGCAATAAACAGCTCAATCAAGCGGCGATTGTGGGTAAAACTGACCTCAAGGGCATCTTCCAAAACCAGCGGTAATAATCTGGCTGAAGCAATAGAGCAATAGATCGGCCCGGAAAATCCTGCAGCCAGAAGATAAGGAATACGACCAACATGGTCAATATGGACGTGGGTAACAATCAGGGCTGTGATGTGATCCACAGGAAAATCAATCTCTTGCTTTTTCCCTTCACTTCCCTGGAAAAGTCCACAATCAATTAAAATACCAAAATCATCAGCCAATCGCATTTCATGACAGGACCCGGTAACCCCAGATGTTGCACCATGAAAAAGAACCTCAGGATAAGACAAAGTCCGATCTTTTTTTTGGCAGAGGTCATCCATATCGTGCCTGAGCATCAGGGCGAAACCATCCTTTTAAAAATCCCAGTAAGAACCCACAACCAAACCGCCCCATCTCACGCTGATAACGTTTGGGGGACAAAAGCAAAGGTGCATGCCGAGCACAATTTAATCCAGCTAGCCACAGCATTAACGTTGAGTACCTCCCTCGCAATCGAGAGAATGATACCCCCACAGCTGCAGGTTTCTTCAAATTTGGGACCAACAATGGTGGATGAAAATATTCAAGACAAGGAAACGCCACAGCCTTTTTCCCCATCAACGTAAAACGTAAGACAAACTCGACATCTTCTTGGCCGACAAACTCACTCATAAAACCGCCAAGTTCTTCCAGGACCTGCCTTCGGTAGGCAGTACAACGGCTTGTCGGAAAATGAGGATCATGAAAATCATATTTATCAGGCCATTGGCAAAAGGCAGCTTTTCCCAAAGGCAATAAGGCATCTCCCTCGGGATGACGCTCAAAACCCTGCACAAGAAGGGAGAGAAAATCAGACTGCAAAAGAACCGTATCGTCATCCAGAAATAAAACGAACTGTCCCCGAGCACGAGCTAAAGCAAAATTGCGCGAATAACCCATGTGGCTGAAATTTTTATCCAAAGGAGTGTAAATAATATTTAGACGATCCGAAAAAGACTCACAAAAACTTTTTCCTTCAGCAGTCCCCCCCTGGTCCTCCACCAACACAACCTCAAATGAATCTCGGGGATAATCCTGTTGCGACAAGGAATGCAGGATGCCACCAAGCAAATCCAGACGGCCATAAAAATTGATCACGCAACTAAAAACAATCTTCTCTGTCGGCTGAACAACACTCCAGGCATCGCCGCGTACATCAAAGGGAGCTAGGCGGTAAGCACCGTGCAAAATACTTCTCTTAAACGTCTCCAGCACACATTACTCCATTTGCAAAAATCAAGCAGTGTAAAACACCTGTTCTTGGCAGCCGTCAATCAGACGATCAACAATTTCAACACCCTGCATAAAAGAGTGATCCATATTCCCTATTTCATACCGCCATGCACCAAAACGACCCCGAGAGTAAACACCACAAGACTCTAAAAAGGCTTGAATAACCTTAAGAGCGTCATCACGATCAATTGTCGGCACCGGATAGGCATATGGGACCTCAATCAGATAGCGACTGACAATGTTAGAGCGATCCATCTCATCAATCATGCCACTGTTGACCAAACCTGCTATCGTCTGTTCAATAATCGTGTCTTTATCAACAGGCTTATAAGACGAAAAACTGGTTTCACACATCAAGGAGAAATAGCTGTCACCACCGTCACAAGGAACGTTATTTGGTGAATAGTTATGAAAATTGGTCACGCGATAAAAAGGACAATTCTCTTCAGGAAAATACATCCAACACTTCGAATCGTTTCGTTTCCCTTTAAAACCGATTCCGACAACGTAAACACCATTATGAACCAGTTTCCCAGCTGCCATATGAACCGTCTCAGGAACATCAATACACTTTTCAATAAACTGGTCGAGCGGAATCGTTGATATCAGATTATCGTATAAAGCGGATTTTCCGTTGGAAAAAAACAATTGTTTATTTTTCAGATCAACTCTCTCAAGATGATGTTCAAGATGAATTCTGTCTTTTACCTTAGCAGCAATCGCGCTATAAATGGACCCGGTGCCACCCCGCAAAGGGAATTTAAAGGTGTTGTTAGGCCCCCAAGAAACATCGTCACGATTTTCACGAATATTGCGTTCTATCCGTTCAAGATCAACCACACTGACCCGTTCAGCGATCCAATCCTTGCTCATCAATTCTGCAGGAGTCGCCCAAACTTTAAAGTTGTACGGTTCCATAAAGTATCTGACGATTCCATCGCCAAAAACGGCCGCCATCCATTCTTTAAAATTCGCAGTTTTACCAGGTTCACCTTGCAGATTTTTTAAACCATCCAGACAACGCTCAAGAGCCTCCTCCGGTAGGTAACGGACATTATTTTGAAAAGGATACGGAACCCAAACATTCTGCATTCGTACCCAGCACTCCCTCATGTGCTCGAAAAATTTTCCAGCTAATGCCTGGTCAACAGCGCGATCAAACGTTTCAAAATGTGAAAACAGAACATGCCCGCCGACATCCCATGTAAAACCAGCCCCATCGACAAAAGACGCAGAAAGTCCACCGACGTAAGGATTGCGCTCGAAGACGTCGAAATCATGACATTTTCCACACTTTAAACGATATGCTGCGCCAAGCCCTGTCGGTCCCGCACCTAAAATAAGATTCTTCACGCATTCTCCTGTTGGTTTTTATATTGAGACGCTTTCCACAAAATAAAAGGCAGCAAAATCCAGACGAGAAGCTCCCCGACCAAGAATGCAAAAGCAGGCTTCCACAGGTTCATGCGTCCCTCTTTTAAATCTGACCAGGTCGCGCCGGCGCGATTAAAAAAATACGTCTTCGGCACAGCAAAAGAAAAAGGTGTTATTCTTTCATTATTTGCAGCAACTGCAAAATCGAAAGATTTATTATATAACTTGAAAAAAATGCTGATAGTTTCTCCAATGATATTCTGATTTGTAGAATCAACCAGCAGCACATCATCAACCGGCACTCTTTGAAATAAATGTTGTCGTGCGGACGGTATCAACAAGGTAAGAGCAACCGAGTTATCAGTCTCTTTGCGTATAGAAGAAACCATTTCAAAAATTTCAGCATCAGCCCCCAAAGGAAGTACAAGTAAAGACTTTCCGCGAAAGTCTACCTTAGTATTGCCACCAACAACCGAGATAGGAGAAGAACCTGAAAACATTCCCCAGTGGCTCGTTAAAAAATCCCAAAAAGCTTTACCAGGTAATTTTGCATATTCCCAGCGGCCGGTTACAGCAAACAGCGATCCCAAATAAAGAGCACGGCGCATAATTCCCAAAAAAGCCTTTATTCTCTCTCCCCCTCTAGAGTGTTTAGCCATCGTCAGCAAAGGATTGCGCACCCCATAATAGTAATCTACAACCATACTGCGTTTTTCAGTAAAAGCGGCATGGTGTACAGTTGACGCACCTACCGCAACAACACGATACCCTTTATGTTTAAAAGTCGCCCCCCAATCCATATCATCCCAAAGCAGGAAATACCTTTGGTCCATGAGACCAACCTTCCTTAAAGCAGACTCTCGCACTAAAGCCGAACAGATGGCTACATAATCAACATCATAGAGACCGTTAAGCTCTTTTGAATCATCACAGTTTTGATTCAATGGGGCAACATTCCCTGAAGCCCAATGAATTTTTGCACCAGTTTCTACAACCTTTTCAGGGTGAAGAACGTTCAGTATTTTGGACCCTGCCAAGGCAATCGAAAAATCTTCTTCCATCACTTCAACTAAAGTTTTAAGCGCAGTCGGGACGACAATGGCGTCATTGTCAAGCAGCCAAATATAATCCTGAGAAAGAGTCTCTAACGCATACTTCAACCCCGTATTAAAACCGCCTGTACCACCGAGATTTTCTTTATTTTCAATAAGACTGACTGGTAACGGCTGACTCCTGATAGCGGCAACGGAGTCATCTGTCGATGCATTGTCAATGACAACAACCTGGTAATTGTCATAATCGACTTTTGAGACGGAATCCAATAACGTCAACACATCGTCTTTTTTATTCCAGTTAACGATGACAATTGTAACTTTTGGTTGCATTAGTGCTCCCTTGCAATGTCAATGATTTTTTTCATTCTGTTTGCGAAAGTATGGTCTCTGCAAACACGCTGATAACCTGCAATGGCAATACGTTGACGCTCTATGTCATTTTCAAGGTAATAGATTACTTTCTGTCGCAAATCATCAAGTGATGAAAAAGTGACAATTTCTTTTCCATCAACAAAATACTCTGCAAGACCGGGTCTGCAATCAACTAGCTGGAAAGCGCTGGCGCCACAAATTTCAAACAAACGATAATTTCCACCCGACTTTTCAAAAAGGCGATGAGCATTGACCACGATTTTAGATGATTTAAAAATTTCTATCATTGCGTCACCTGAAGCAGCACCTTTATAAAAAGGTTTTAAGTTTGAATCCAGACCATTGAAATTCCAACTCCAGATGCCAAGCTTAAACTCCGTCAAAGCGTGCAAAATTTCTTCGCGGTACTTATCAATAAAACCGACAAAACAAATATCGACACGGTCTTTCATACTATTGTGAGAATCAACATGAATCCTGTCGAATTTTTCTATTTCACAAGCCAAAGGAAGTCGCGAAATATGATTTATCCCTAGCTCGTTCTTGAAGAAGGACGTATATTCTGGATCATAATAAAGGACTGTGCCCACTTCCTGCAACACTCTGCGTATCCCTTCAGATACATAATCAGGATGCACCCCAAGCCAAAACAGCACTTTAGTGCCATTTTGACGTATTTTTTTTACAAAAAAATCTAGGTAGGTAGTATCAATAAAATGCATTATAACAAGATCAGGTTTAAAATACTCCACTTCTCTTAGAAGTTGAGTCCCTAAAAGGATATCGTGAGGAAAATCAACAACAGCTTTAAACCGATTTCTAAAGGCAGTATACGCATTAGTCAATTTACGAGGAATAAACGGGTTATACATATTTTCTGTTGTTTTAACGACGCGGACATCATGGCCAGCACGAATAGAAGCACGCGCAAGTCCAGAAAAATAATCACTGATGAACAAAGTGATACGATCATAAGTGATAGGAGCGGCAAAAAGAATCTTCATTTCAAATCTCAACAACAGTTAAGTTTTTTTTCACTATAATCAGTAGAAATGCATATATAAAAAAAACAAACCATGTAGTTGTGAAAAAAATAAGAAGTAAAATTTTATAGAAATAATGACAAATTTTACACACTCAAACCTCCTAAAACAAATATATGTATCATGTATTTCGAGGTTCACCGGAACACATATAAAGACGTATTTTCTCTTTAAGCAAGACCATTTTAATACAATAACTCATAGCAATCGCAATTATTTTTTCATAAAGAGTCAACTCATCATTGTGAAATATTTCTCTAGCAATGACGATTGGTGGAGATATCGATAAAAAAACGTCATATAGAAACTTAGCAATCCCCATCTTCCGATCAAACACACCGCCAATAACTCTTTTGTTCTTATTCAATAATTCTGAAAACGTTTTCCGCGCAGGATGCCTGACAAGGACGCAGTCAGAATATTGCACCAGATATCCAGCATTATAAGCCCGCTTACCCCAGTCACAATCGCCTCCAGAATATAAATCGGGATCGAACAGGCCTACAGCATCAAAAATAGAACGACATGACAACATATTAGCAGTTGCACCAAAGTGAAGTTCACTGGCATACCTCTGCTGTGGAAAGGCAAATGCTTTTTCATAGATCTCAGCAAAGGTCAATCTAGGCTCAGCATAAAAAAGCTCAATTTTTCCAGCAATACGCGTAT encodes the following:
- a CDS encoding glycosyltransferase, with amino-acid sequence MKILFAAPITYDRITLFISDYFSGLARASIRAGHDVRVVKTTENMYNPFIPRKLTNAYTAFRNRFKAVVDFPHDILLGTQLLREVEYFKPDLVIMHFIDTTYLDFFVKKIRQNGTKVLFWLGVHPDYVSEGIRRVLQEVGTVLYYDPEYTSFFKNELGINHISRLPLACEIEKFDRIHVDSHNSMKDRVDICFVGFIDKYREEILHALTEFKLGIWSWNFNGLDSNLKPFYKGAASGDAMIEIFKSSKIVVNAHRLFEKSGGNYRLFEICGASAFQLVDCRPGLAEYFVDGKEIVTFSSLDDLRQKVIYYLENDIERQRIAIAGYQRVCRDHTFANRMKKIIDIAREH
- a CDS encoding glycosyltransferase; translated protein: MTTFAICCEIKPFVSVIIPVYRDWDRLKLCIDALKKQTYPSDKFEVIIVNNGFDAPPSDLSLSDNFCLIQELKRGSYAARNAGVGIAKGDILAFTDSDCIPDISWLANGVHVFNKGNTRIAGKIELFYAEPRLTFAEIYEKAFAFPQQRYASELHFGATANMLSCRSIFDAVGLFDPDLYSGGDCDWGKRAYNAGYLVQYSDCVLVRHPARKTFSELLNKNKRVIGGVFDRKMGIAKFLYDVFLSISPPIVIAREIFHNDELTLYEKIIAIAMSYCIKMVLLKEKIRLYMCSGEPRNT